A genomic window from Montipora capricornis isolate CH-2021 chromosome 8, ASM3666992v2, whole genome shotgun sequence includes:
- the LOC138059470 gene encoding radial spoke head 10 homolog B-like, translating to MGLCLSVESNDREDIKRYDGQSCLCFKHGEGTYLYENGDMYRGEWRWNKKHGHGVYTHKNGEIKQGFFYRDEYIGREPGEFFAVTRCSCWRGCAPSQPLLSEEEKRNMEKLEAARQRQAEREKEREQRKLRRDEIRKKYNLPEARM from the exons ATGGGTCTGTGTTTGTCCGTGGAGAGCAATGACCGTGAAGACATAAAGCGTTATGATGGGCAAAGCTGCCTTTGCTTCAAGCATGGAGAAGGAACGTATCTTTATGAAAATGGTGATATGTACAGGGGAGAATGGAGATGGAACAAGAAGCATGGTCACGGCGTTTACACGCACAAAAACGGAGAAAT AAAACAAGGATTCTTTTACCGCGATGAATATATCGGAAGAGAACCTGGAGAGTTCTTTGCTGTTACAAGATGCTCGTGTTGGAGAGGCTGCGCGCCTTCGCAACCACTCCTCAGCGAAGAAGAGAAAAG GAACATGGAGAAATTAGAGGCAGCTAGGCAAAGGCAAGCAGAGAGGGAGAAAGAAAGGGAACAACGAAAGCTGCGTAGAGACGAAATCCGAAAAAAATACAACCTCCCTGAAGCAAGAATGTGA
- the LOC138059468 gene encoding zinc finger protein 143-like isoform X1 translates to MDAVLEDQDAKDETVNLEEATDISPVAVSQIAGQPINSTEQEVIGLLLAQQQVFTNSGKLEPSSVYATQSSNPSSVALVTDDVLQAHGSDAKAIVMSEDSDLEVKEESILVAQQGEQEAATATIMAAVDHQQDNDGYQSVQTSLAPGDLVQSAVVVSSTPGGTVFLEPQAVTLTELPGGTVQTLPAGSTFEATYVHQASDGTSYVITSEPTNFDTNATVSMTTISESNASLVSSSETVGTTGIPLEQFAAHAHQVDPDDHSTLFVLQEDSGGADQDGSAKKIYHCGIDGCGKQFSTSYRLKAHGRSHTGDTFRCEENGCEKAFITQSDLTKHVRTHSGEKPYRCGHEGCGKVYTTAHHLKVHERAHTGEKPFKCRVEGCDKAFATGYGLKSHTRTHTGEKPYKCLHEDCGKAFKTSGDLQKHVRTHTGERPFTCPFDGCDRSFTTSNIRKVHMRTHTGERPYVCEHEGCGRSFASATNFKNHSRIHTGERPYVCQVIGCNKRFTEYSSLYKHHVVHTHNKPYTCNICNKTYRQTSTLANHKRTAHCEMADVDNLGEGDYDVSHDEPTNKRQRLNYAEAIQSGQAFPHGVPVVIADEASVAALQAMDGSLADIQQQMAEGGHVTGHIAIPVAIASDAGIQVQGDMEHAVTLSAQNAQQLSSTLVDSSGQELDMTSVHVVSAPQTVVVTSLEAVTGSGQPTETVVVTSLDGVATSAARRTHEGFTIVTVPTQGGSLGIVTGEQEKIHGGGDEEECHTNEHHTTEDTAEGLQSHEPSLNAAKAALDAALASQLQQNDVINSEDPDCASSTETTPLSPSASYQA, encoded by the exons ATGGACGCTGTTTTAGAAGACCAAGATGCTAAGGATGAGACTGTCAATTTAGAAG AAGCCACAGATATCTCCCCGGTAGCTGTGAGTCAAATTGCTGGTCAACCAATTAATTCCACTGAACAGGAAGTGATAGGCTTGCTATTGGCACAACAACAAGTGTTCACAAACTCTGGTAAACTGGAGCCTTCAAGCGTGTATGCCACCCAATCTTCCAATCCAAGCTCTGTTGCTTTGGTAACAGATGATGTGCTGCAGGCACATGGTTCTGATGCCAAAGCCATTGTTATG AGTGAGGATAGTGATTTAGAAGTCAAGGAAGAGTCAATTTTAGTTGCACAACAAGGTGAACAAGAAGCTGCTACTGCAACCATTATGGCTGCTGTGGATCACCAGCAAG ACAATGATGGCTACCAGTCTGTACAGACGAGCTTGGCACCAGGAGATCTTGTCCAGTCAGCCGTGGTGGTAAGCTCTACACCAGGTGGAACAGTATTTCTTGAACCACAGGCAGTAACACTTACAGAGCTACCTGGTGGAACAGTGCAAACACTCCCAGCTGGAAGCACATTTGAAG CAACTTATGTCCATCAAGCTAGTGATGGCACGAGTTATGTCAtcacttcagagccaacaaatTTTGACACCAACGCAACCGTTTCCATGACCACCATATCCGAATCCAACGCGTCCTTGGTGAGCTCAAGTGAGACCGTGGGTACCACAGGAATCCCACTAGAGCAGTTTGCTGCGCATGCTCACCAAGTTGATCCTGACGACCATTCAACACTGTTCGTGTTGCAGGAAGATTCTGGCGGAGCTGATCAGGAT GGTTCAGCAAAGAAGATATATCATTGCGGTATTGACGGATGTGGAAAGCAGTTTTCCACATCTTATCGCTTGAAGGCACATGGTCGAAGCCACACCGGTGATACGTTTCGTTGTGAAGAAAATGGATGCGAAAAGGCCTTTATTACCCAGAGTGACTTGACAAAGCACGTGCGCACTCACTCTGGGGAGAAGCCATACAGATGCGGCCATGAAGGTTGTGGAAAAGTTTACACAACAGCACATCATCTGAAG GTCCACGAAAGAGCTCACACGGGCGAAAAGCCTTTCAAGTGCAGAGTTGAAGGCTGCGATAAGGCCTTTGCGACAGGGTACGGATTGAAGAGCCATACTCGCACGCACACAggagagaagccttacaaaTGCTTACACGAGGACTGCGGGAAGGCTTTTAAGACATCCGGAGATTTGCAGAAACACGTGCGAACTCATACAG GAGAAAGACCCTTCACATGTCCCTTTGATGGGTGTGACCGCTCCTTCACTACATCTAATATCAGAAAAGTGCACATGAGAACGCATACTGGTGAAAGGCCTTACGTGTGTGAACACGAAGGATGTGGGAGATCATTTGCCAGCGCTACAAACTTCAAGAATCATTCAAGAATACATAcag GAGAGCGGCCCTACGTCTGCCAAGTGATTGGTTGTAACAAACGCTTCACGGAGTACTCCAGCCTCTACAAACATCATGTAGTCCATACGCATAATAAGCCATACACGTGTAACATTTGCAACAAGACATACAGACAAACATCAACGCTGGCAAATCATAAGAGAACCGCGCACTGTGAAATGGCAGACGTGGACAACTTGGGCGAAG GCGATTATGACGTCAGCCACGATGAGCCCACAAACAAGCGCCAGCGGTTGAATTACGCTGAGGCAATACAAAGTGGTCAAGCCTTTCCACATGGTGTCCCTGTGGTTATTGCAGACGAGGCGTCTGTGGCCGCGCTTCAAGCTATGGACGGCAGTCTAGCCGACATCCAACAACAGATGGCTGAAGGAGGTCATGTCACCGGACATATCGCGATTCCCGTTGCCATAGCATCGGATGCTGGAATTCAAGTCCAAGGGGACATGGAACACGCGGTGACCCTTTCGGCCCAAAATGCGCAGCAGTTGAGTTCAACACTGGTGGACAGCTCGGGTCAAGAGCTTGACATGACCTCGGTTCACGTTGTCTCAGCCCCGCAGACTGTTGTAGTCACATCGTTAGAAGCTGTGACTGGCTCTGGACAGCCAACCGAGACGGTAGTTGTAACGTCTCTGGATGGCGTGGCTACCTCTGCTGCCAGAAGGACGCACGAAGGTTTTACTATCGTCACTGTGCCAACGCAGGGAGGAAGCCTCGGGATCGTGACAGGCGAGCAGGAGAAAATCCACGGAGGGGGAGACGAAGAGGAGTGCCACACCAATGAACACCATACCACTGAAGATACAG CAGAAGGACTTCAATCCCACGAGCCTTCTCTGAACGCCGCCAAAGCTGCCCTTGACGCGGCTTTAGCTTCACAGCTTCAACAGAACGATGTCATCAATAGTGAAGACCCTGATTGTGCCTCATCCACAGAGACCACCCCGCTATCTCCATCTGCCTCCTATCAGGCTTAA
- the LOC138059468 gene encoding zinc finger protein 143-like isoform X2, with product MDAVLEDQDAKDETVNLEEATDISPVAVSQIAGQPINSTEQEVIGLLLAQQQVFTNSGKLEPSSVYATQSSNPSSVALVTDDVLQAHGSDAKAIVMSEDSDLEVKEESILVAQQGEQEAATATIMAAVDHQQDNDGYQSVQTSLAPGDLVQSAVVVSSTPGGTVFLEPQAVTLTELPGGTVQTLPAGSTFEATYVHQASDGTSYVITSEPTNFDTNATVSMTTISESNASLVSSSETVGTTGIPLEQFAAHAHQVDPDDHSTLFVLQEDSGGADQDGSAKKIYHCGIDGCGKQFSTSYRLKAHGRSHTGDTFRCEENGCEKAFITQSDLTKHVRTHSGEKPYRCGHEGCGKVYTTAHHLKVHERAHTGEKPFKCRVEGCDKAFATGYGLKSHTRTHTGEKPYKCLHEDCGKAFKTSGDLQKHVRTHTGERPFTCPFDGCDRSFTTSNIRKVHMRTHTGERPYVCEHEGCGRSFASATNFKNHSRIHTGERPYVCQVIGCNKRFTEYSSLYKHHVVHTHNKPYTCNICNKTYRQTSTLANHKRTAHCEMADVDNLGEGDYDVSHDEPTNKRQRLNYAEAIQSGQAFPHGVPVVIADEASVAALQAMDGSLADIQQQMAEGGHVTGHIAIPVAIASDAGIQVQGDMEHAVTLSAQNAQQLSSTLVDSSGQELDMTSVHVVSAPQTVVVTSLEAVTGSGQPTETVVVTSLDGVATSAARRTHEGFTIVTVPTQGGSLGIVTGEQEKIHGGGDEEECHTNEHHTTEDTEGLQSHEPSLNAAKAALDAALASQLQQNDVINSEDPDCASSTETTPLSPSASYQA from the exons ATGGACGCTGTTTTAGAAGACCAAGATGCTAAGGATGAGACTGTCAATTTAGAAG AAGCCACAGATATCTCCCCGGTAGCTGTGAGTCAAATTGCTGGTCAACCAATTAATTCCACTGAACAGGAAGTGATAGGCTTGCTATTGGCACAACAACAAGTGTTCACAAACTCTGGTAAACTGGAGCCTTCAAGCGTGTATGCCACCCAATCTTCCAATCCAAGCTCTGTTGCTTTGGTAACAGATGATGTGCTGCAGGCACATGGTTCTGATGCCAAAGCCATTGTTATG AGTGAGGATAGTGATTTAGAAGTCAAGGAAGAGTCAATTTTAGTTGCACAACAAGGTGAACAAGAAGCTGCTACTGCAACCATTATGGCTGCTGTGGATCACCAGCAAG ACAATGATGGCTACCAGTCTGTACAGACGAGCTTGGCACCAGGAGATCTTGTCCAGTCAGCCGTGGTGGTAAGCTCTACACCAGGTGGAACAGTATTTCTTGAACCACAGGCAGTAACACTTACAGAGCTACCTGGTGGAACAGTGCAAACACTCCCAGCTGGAAGCACATTTGAAG CAACTTATGTCCATCAAGCTAGTGATGGCACGAGTTATGTCAtcacttcagagccaacaaatTTTGACACCAACGCAACCGTTTCCATGACCACCATATCCGAATCCAACGCGTCCTTGGTGAGCTCAAGTGAGACCGTGGGTACCACAGGAATCCCACTAGAGCAGTTTGCTGCGCATGCTCACCAAGTTGATCCTGACGACCATTCAACACTGTTCGTGTTGCAGGAAGATTCTGGCGGAGCTGATCAGGAT GGTTCAGCAAAGAAGATATATCATTGCGGTATTGACGGATGTGGAAAGCAGTTTTCCACATCTTATCGCTTGAAGGCACATGGTCGAAGCCACACCGGTGATACGTTTCGTTGTGAAGAAAATGGATGCGAAAAGGCCTTTATTACCCAGAGTGACTTGACAAAGCACGTGCGCACTCACTCTGGGGAGAAGCCATACAGATGCGGCCATGAAGGTTGTGGAAAAGTTTACACAACAGCACATCATCTGAAG GTCCACGAAAGAGCTCACACGGGCGAAAAGCCTTTCAAGTGCAGAGTTGAAGGCTGCGATAAGGCCTTTGCGACAGGGTACGGATTGAAGAGCCATACTCGCACGCACACAggagagaagccttacaaaTGCTTACACGAGGACTGCGGGAAGGCTTTTAAGACATCCGGAGATTTGCAGAAACACGTGCGAACTCATACAG GAGAAAGACCCTTCACATGTCCCTTTGATGGGTGTGACCGCTCCTTCACTACATCTAATATCAGAAAAGTGCACATGAGAACGCATACTGGTGAAAGGCCTTACGTGTGTGAACACGAAGGATGTGGGAGATCATTTGCCAGCGCTACAAACTTCAAGAATCATTCAAGAATACATAcag GAGAGCGGCCCTACGTCTGCCAAGTGATTGGTTGTAACAAACGCTTCACGGAGTACTCCAGCCTCTACAAACATCATGTAGTCCATACGCATAATAAGCCATACACGTGTAACATTTGCAACAAGACATACAGACAAACATCAACGCTGGCAAATCATAAGAGAACCGCGCACTGTGAAATGGCAGACGTGGACAACTTGGGCGAAG GCGATTATGACGTCAGCCACGATGAGCCCACAAACAAGCGCCAGCGGTTGAATTACGCTGAGGCAATACAAAGTGGTCAAGCCTTTCCACATGGTGTCCCTGTGGTTATTGCAGACGAGGCGTCTGTGGCCGCGCTTCAAGCTATGGACGGCAGTCTAGCCGACATCCAACAACAGATGGCTGAAGGAGGTCATGTCACCGGACATATCGCGATTCCCGTTGCCATAGCATCGGATGCTGGAATTCAAGTCCAAGGGGACATGGAACACGCGGTGACCCTTTCGGCCCAAAATGCGCAGCAGTTGAGTTCAACACTGGTGGACAGCTCGGGTCAAGAGCTTGACATGACCTCGGTTCACGTTGTCTCAGCCCCGCAGACTGTTGTAGTCACATCGTTAGAAGCTGTGACTGGCTCTGGACAGCCAACCGAGACGGTAGTTGTAACGTCTCTGGATGGCGTGGCTACCTCTGCTGCCAGAAGGACGCACGAAGGTTTTACTATCGTCACTGTGCCAACGCAGGGAGGAAGCCTCGGGATCGTGACAGGCGAGCAGGAGAAAATCCACGGAGGGGGAGACGAAGAGGAGTGCCACACCAATGAACACCATACCACTGAAGATACAG AAGGACTTCAATCCCACGAGCCTTCTCTGAACGCCGCCAAAGCTGCCCTTGACGCGGCTTTAGCTTCACAGCTTCAACAGAACGATGTCATCAATAGTGAAGACCCTGATTGTGCCTCATCCACAGAGACCACCCCGCTATCTCCATCTGCCTCCTATCAGGCTTAA